From a single Miscanthus floridulus cultivar M001 chromosome 8, ASM1932011v1, whole genome shotgun sequence genomic region:
- the LOC136476311 gene encoding protein SMAX1-like: MRADLSTIQQTLTPEAAAALARAIDEAARRRHGQTTPLHVAAALLAAPAGLLRQACARAAAACAHPLQCRALELCFSVALDRLPAAASAAAAHAAGPPVSNALVTALKRAQAQQRRGCPEAAQQPLLAVKVELEQLVLSILDDPSVSRVMREASFSSAAVKTTIEQSLASPSPPPSAAVSTRTVAATTPLAPSPSPLPRVGPANAYINPRLVAVAGGGGDNAYINPRLAAVTGGGGDNAYINPRLAAVAGGGGDDARKVLDVMLKPARRNPVLVGDAGPDAVLKEAVRRIPTAGSPALAGAKVLPLEADLAKLAGDKAAMAARIGDLGAVVQRLLADHGAVVLDLGDLKWLEDGPAAAASEGGKAVVSEMARLLRRFGNGKVWAVGTAACATYLRCKVYHPTMEAEWDLQAVPIARSAPLAGAALRPGGTGILGNSMGTLSPTLRPMPLTPTALRWPPGAGSDHPLMAKPAMCRSCKGSYDRELAKLVAEQKEKPVSRSEAAKPGLPHWMQLSSDQPQTKEQELKRKEAAEELEKKWRETCARTHGNRAGAPALSLPLAALAPRPPVEPKLQLARGGVPTLKMNTNWEKPEGTPTSELRRSPPGSPVKTDLALGPLDPGATVEKDQKENYTEGLTAMQKAKIAGISDIESFKRLLKVLTEKVSWQSDAASAIAAVVIQCRTGSGKRRNIGTRGDIWLLFVGPDQAGKRKMVNALSEQMVNAQPVVINFGGDSRLGKDGNAGFWGKTSLDRVTEAVRQNPCSVIVLEGIDQVDAVVRGKIKRAMETGRLPDSRGREVSLGNVIFVLTTNWLPEELRRPKFETLLQDEGRMCEVASSNWQLELSIGDKQVKHRADWLCDDARPAKVAKELSGGHGLSLDLNLAVGALDDTEGSRNSSDLSVEQDQEKGHLAVKCSTPGPDCDLLNLVNDAIVFRPVDFAPFRKTVTDCISAKFDSVIRSSNSFRIDEDAVDRMAGSIWLTDEKLEDWAEKVLMPSIERLWRNVKHYNSRAVVRLAAVTDKALPRWGGGREGLPTTVPIAIDGM; the protein is encoded by the exons atgAGGGCGGATCTCAGCACCATCCAGCAGACGCTCacgccggaggcggcggcggcgctggcgcgggccaTCGATGAGGCTGCGCGGAGGAGGCATGGCCAGACCACGCCGCTCcacgtcgccgccgcgctgctcgcCGCGCCGGCCGGGCTGCTGCGCCAGGCGTGCGCTCGCGCGGCCGCCGCCTGTGCGCACCCGCTACAGTGCCGCGCCCTCGAGCTCTGCTTCTCCGTCGCCCTCGACAGGCTGCCGGCcgcggcctcggcggcggcggcgcatgcGGCGGGGCCGCCGGTGTCCAACGCCCTCGTCACGGCGCTCAAGCGCGCGCAGGCGCAGCAGCGTCGGGGGTGCCCCGAGGCCGCGCAGCAGCCGCTGCTCGCCGTCAAGGTCGAGCTCGAGCAGCTCGTCCTCTCCATCCTCGACGACCCGTCCGTCAGCCGCGTCATGCGCGAGGCCTCCTTCTCCTCCGCAGCCGTCAAGACCACCATCGAGCAGTCGCTCGCGtcgccctcgccgccgccctccGCCGCCGTCTCCACCCGGACGGTCGCCGCGACTACACCCCTGGCCCCCTCCCCCTCTCCGCTCCCGCGTGTCGGCCCAGCCAACGCCTACATCAACCCTCGCCTTGTGGCAGTCGCAGGCGGCGGCGGGGACAACGCTTACATCAACCCTCGCCTTGCGGCCGTCACAGGCGGCGGCGGGGACAACGCCTACATTAACCCTCGCCTTGCGGCCGTCGCAGGCGGCGGCGGGGACGATGCGCGCAAGGTGCTCGACGTCATGCTCAAGCCGGCGCGCCGCAACCCGGTGCTCGTGGGCGACGCCGGGCCGGACGCGGTGCTCAAGGAGGCGGTACGCAGGATCCCGACGGCTGGCTCCCCTGCTCTTGCCGGAGCGAAGGTCTTGCCGCTCGAGGCGGACCTCGCCAAGCTCGCCGGCGACAAGGCCGCCATGGCGGCGAGGATTGGGGACCTGGGTGCGGTGGTCCAGAGGCTCCTCGCGGACCACGGCGCCGTGGTTCTTGATCTTGGAGATCTCAAGTGGCTGGAGGACGGGCCGGCGGCAGCAGCATCAGAGGGGGGCAAGGCGGTCGTGTCGGAGATGGCGCGGCTGCTGAGGCGGTTCGGAAACGGCAAGGTCTGGGCCGTCGGTACAGCCGCCTGCGCCACCTACCTCCGATGCAAGGTCTACCACCCAACCATGGAGGCCGAGTGGGACCTCCAGGCCGTGCCTATCGCCCGCAGCGCGCCGCTCGCCGGCGCAGCTCTCAG GCCTGGAGGCACTGGAATTCTGGGCAACTCAATGGGGACGTTATCACCTACGCTCCGGCCTATGCCGCTGACACCAACAGCACTCCGATGGCCACCAGGGGCGGGGAGTGACCATCCTCTGATGGCTAAGCCGGCCATGTGCCGGAGTTGCAAGGGTAGCTATGATCGTGAGCTTGCCAAGCTCGTGGCGGAGCAGAAGGAAAAGCCAGTGTCACGCTCTGAGGCTGCTAAGCCTGGTTTGCCACACTGGATGCAGCTCAGCAGTGATCAACCACAG ACCAAGGAACAAGAGTTGAAACGGAAGGAGGCTGCCGAAGAGCTTGAGAAGAAATGGCGCGAGACTTGCGCCCGTACCCACGGTAACCGTGCTGGGGCACCAGCTCTCTCCTTGCCGTTGGCTGCCTTAGCTCCACGCCCGCCCGTCGAGCCCAAGCTACAACTTGCCAGGGGTGGTGTTCCCACCCTTAAGATGAACACCAACTGGGAGAAGCCTGAGGGTACCCCTACGTCTGAGCTTCGTAGGAGTCCGCCAGGCAGCCCAGTGAAGACTGACCTTGCCCTTGGTCCCTTGGATCCTGGTGCTACTGTGGAGAAAGACCAGAAGGAAAATTACACAGAAGGGCTAACTGCTATGCAAAAGGCTAAGATAGCTGGAATCTCTGATATCGAGTCTTTCAAAAGGCTCCTCAAGGTGCTCACAGAGAAGGTCAGCTGGCAATCTGATGCTGCCTCAGCAATTGCTGCTGTTGTAATACAATGCAGAACTGGCAGTGGGAAGCGGCGAAACATTGGGACAAGAGGCGACATATGGCTCCTGTTTGTTGGTCCTGACCaggcaggcaagaggaagatggtGAATGCATTGTCTGAGCAGATGGTAAATGCTCAACCAGTGGTTATAAACTTTGGTGGTGACTCTCGTTTAGGCAAGGATGGTAATGCGGGTTTCTGGGGGAAAACCTCTCTTGACCGGGTCACTGAGGCAGTTCGGCAAAATCCATGTTCAGTTATCGTTCTTGAGGGCATTGATCAAGTGGACGCTGTTGTGCGGGGAAAGATCAAGCGTGCAATGGAGACCGGTCGCTTGCCAGACTCCCGGGGCCGTGAGGTCAGCCTTGGTAATGTCATCTTTGTTCTCACCACAAATTGGTTACCTGAGGAACTCAGGAGACCAAAGTTTGAAACATTGCTCCAAGATGAAGGAAGGATGTGTGAGGTAGCAAGCTCTAATTGGCAGCTAGAGCTTTCTATTGGGGACAAGCAGGTTAAGCACCGAGCGGATTGGCTATGTGATGATGCTCGTCCAGCAAAGGTAGCCAAAGAATTGTCCGGTGGGCATGGTCTATCGCTTGACCTCAATTTAGCAGTTGGGGCATTGGATGACACTGAGGGCTCACGGAATTCCAGTGATCTCTCTGTGGAACAAGATCAGGAGAAAGGGCACCTTGCAGTCAAGTGTTCAACACCAGGCCCTGACTGTGATCTCTTGAATCTCGTTAACGATGCCATTGTGTTTCGGCCAGTTGACTTTGCACCATTTAGGAAGACTGTCACAGATTGCATATCGGCAAAATTCGACTCAGTCATCAGGAGCAGCAACTCATTCAGAATCGATGAAGACGCTGTTGATCGGATGGCTGGCAGCATCTGGCTCACTGACGAGAAGCTTGAAGACTGGGCCGAGAAAGTGCTTATGCCCAGCATCGAACGATTGTGGCGCAACGTGAAGCATTACAACAGCCGTGCTGTTGTCCGTCTTGCAGCAGTCACAGACAAGGCATTGCCAAGGTGGGGAGGGGGGCGAGAAGGGCTACCAACGACGGTACCGATCGCCATTGATGGCATGTAG